DNA from Corynebacterium aurimucosum ATCC 700975:
ACGTCGAGGGGATCGATGGTGAGGTGGCGCTCCTCCACATGCAGTGATGGCAGGGACGCAGCAGGAGTTGTACCGGCTGTGCTGGCAGTGGCGGCCGCCTCTATTGCTTCAGGGCAAGCGATAGCGAGGAAGTTCTCGAACAGCCGGAGGCCATGGTCGCTGCAGATCGATTCCGGGTGGTACTGCACACCCCACCAGCGACGTTCTTCACTACACCCGGCCATGATGAGGCCTTCTGCTGTATGAGCAAGCGCCTTCATACCGGCTGGCAGCTCATCCACCACTAGGGAGTGATAGCGCACCACGTCGTGGCAGGAAGGAATCCCGGCATAGAGCGGGTCCTCGGCGCAGTGGATGCTGCTTACCAGCCCGTGTACAGGTTTCGGCGCCAACACGATCCGCGCGCCGAGGTGCTGGGCCATCGCCTGGAAGCCCAGACACACCCCCAGCACCGGCACCGCAGCACGTTTCAACACCTCAGCACAAAAGCCAATGTCCGCTGCACGCTCAGGGGTTCCCGGCCCCGGTGAGAGAACCACCGCGTGGTAGCCAGTCAGCGGCACGGGCTCGGTGTTAGGGGTGACCGTCACCTCAGCACCTAATCGCACCAGGTAGTCCACGATGTTGAAGGTGAAGGAGTCAAAGTTATCCACCACGAGCACTCGAGAGCCAAAGAAGCGACCCGAGGGGTCTCCGGGGATAAGCGCGACAGTGCTGGAGTTCATCACCTGAATAAGTGTGGCATAAGGGAGCGCCGGGGCCGAAAGTGCTACTCACGCTACAGTGTCCCACCAGCCTCACAACCGCACCCGCGTAAGCTGGTGCGCATGCAGAACGTACAACCCACCGAAGTACCCGAGAACGCCCAGCTTATCGACGTCCGCGAGGACCACGAGTGGAACACCGAGCACGCCCAAGGCGCCACCCACATCCCGATGGGAGACCTAGTCGAGCGTCTCGACGAGATTGACCCGGACCGCGATATCTACGTCATCTGCCATGCAGGCGGGCGCAGCATGCAGGTCTGCCAGTACCTCGAGCAGGCGAAGGGCTGGGACGTCATCAACGTCGAGGGCGGCACGGATGGTTGGAAAGCACAAGGCTGCCCTATGGTTTACCCAAACCACTAGTGGTACCATTTGCGGTACCATACAGGTGTGGTTTCCAAGATAGAAAAGATCCTCACAAAGATGCGGACCTCACGGACAAACGTCCGCTTCTCAGAGCTGCAACTTGTGTGTGACTTCTATTTCGAACGCCAAGAAAGCGCCGGGAATAAGCGGCGTGGAACTTCGCACGTTGTTTACAAAACCCCATGGCAGGGAGACCCCCGAGTCAATATCCAAGAGGGCCGCAATGGGAAAGCGAAGCCCTTTCAGATTCGCCAAGTTTTAGCCGCCATCGACCGCCTCCCCTAGGAGCAGATCATGAATCTCGCAGACAAATACACCTACCAAACCGCTTGGTCAGAAGAAGATGGCGAGTTCGTTGCCACAGTCCTAGAGTTCCCTTCCCTGTCATGGCTGGACACAACCGCGGCCACCGCAGAAGCCGAGTTGCGCAGCGTCGTCGAAGAAACTCTAGAAGATATGCAACGCAACAATGAACGCATCCCGGAACCATTCGGGCAGCGAAGCTTTTCGGGGAAGTTCAACCTCCGCATACCTCAGTCACTTCACCGAGACCTAACCATCGAAGCAGAACGGGAAGGCGTTTCTCTCAACACACTCATCGTGCAGAAGCTAGCCTCAGCCTGAAACTAATGGGCCACAACCCATGATTTAAGTTTGCCACCTTAGGCGCGTAGTATCGTCGGCATGCCTTCATTGAATTCTGTGTCTATTCCCACCTCGCTCCTGGAGTCCCCCTCCTTCCAGCTGGAGCGCCTCCGCCGCCGCACCCGCGAGGGCGTCGAGGCCGCGCTGCAAACACAGAAAACCACTCTGCGCGAGTACTGGGTTCTCACCTGCCTCGTTGCGGAAACCGCGTCCTCCCAGTCCGCACTGTCGGAAACCTTGGCCATTGACGCCTCCGACATGGTGCGCCTGCTCGATTCCCTGGAGTCTCGCAACTGGGTCAAGCGTGAGCGCGATGCCAAAGACCGGCGCCGCCAAATCATTGCCTCCACCAAGAAAGGCGTAAAGGCGCACAAGGAGCTCACCGTTTTGGTAGCGAAGGCCGAGGACGAAGCCCTCGACGCGTCCACCAACAAGCAGCTCAAGCACCTGCGCAAGCTCGCCACCGCCATTATCGCGGCTGACGCACCGGCTGATGCGGAAAGCAGTGATGCTTAAATGACGGAGCCCGATAACCTTCCTAGTACTGGGGGCCGCCACGCCCTCCGCACAGACGAGCCCGAGGCCCCGGCGATGCCCGAGGTCCCCGAACACTACCTGCTAGGCTCCGAGGCTGCCCCCGCGCGCACCCTCTGGGATATCGTTCAAACCACCGCCGAGCACTACCCTGATGCCGCCGCCCTGGACGAGGGTGAAATCCTGACCTACGCCGAGCTGCTTGCCGACGTCTCCGCATGGGCCACCGAACTCTACGCCAGCGGAGTGCGCCGCGGTGACCGCATCGGCATCCGCATGACCTCCGGCAAGCGCGAGCTCTACCTGGCCATCCTGGCCACGCTCGCCGCCGGCGCGGCCTACGTGCCCGTCGATGCTGACGACCCCGATGAGCGCGCCGAGATGGTCTTCGGTGAGGCCGATATCGATGGCGTCTTCACCGACGAAGGTTTCCGCATGCTGCGGGAAGGCGGGGCGGCGCGCCCCACGTTCGATGAAAAGGACGAGCGAGACGGCGCACCTTTCGAGGAGCCGCGCCCCGAAGACACCGCGTGGATCATCTTCACTTCCGGCTCCACTGGCAAGCCCAAGGGCGTGGCCGTGAGCCACCGCTCCGCGGCCGCCTTCGTTGACGCCGAGGCTGCCCTCTTTCTGGTGGATAGCCCGCATGGCCCCCTCGGCCCGGACGACCGCGTCCTCGCTGGCCTTTCCGTGGCCTTCGATGCCTCCTGCGAGGAGATGTGGCTGGCTTGGGGTCACGGTGCCTGTTTGGTCCCGGCCCCTCGCTCCCTGGTGCGCTCCGGGATGGACTTGGGTCCCTGGCTGATTCGCCGCGACATCACGGTGGTCTCCACTGTGCCGACCTTGGCCGGCCTCTGGCCCGCCGAGGCCCTAGACAACATCCGTCTCCTCATCGTTGGCGGCGAGGCCTGCTCCCAGGAGCTCACGGACCGCCTGGCCACCGAAGACCGCGAGATGTGGAATACCTACGGTCCTACCGAGGCCACCGTCGTGGCCTGCGCGCAGCGCATGCTGCCAGGCAAGCCTGTGTCGATTGGGTTGCCGCTGAAGGGCTGGGACCTGGTGGTCGTCGACAAGCACGGCGTCCCCGTAAACATCGGTGAGGTAGGCGAACTCGTCATCGGTGGTGTGGGCCTGGCTGCTTACCTGGACCCGGTGAAGGATGCAGAGAAGTACGCGCCGCTGGAATCGATGGGCTGGGAGCGCGCCTACCGCACCGGCGACCACGTGCGTTTGGAAGAGGATGGCCTGTATTTTGTGGGCCGCGTCGATGACCAGGTCAAGATTGGTGGCCGCCGCATTGAGCTCGGTGAGGTGGAAGCTAACGTTGCCGCGTTGCCGAACGTATACAACTCCGCCGTGGCCGTGCAGAAGACA
Protein-coding regions in this window:
- a CDS encoding rhodanese-like domain-containing protein, whose amino-acid sequence is MQNVQPTEVPENAQLIDVREDHEWNTEHAQGATHIPMGDLVERLDEIDPDRDIYVICHAGGRSMQVCQYLEQAKGWDVINVEGGTDGWKAQGCPMVYPNH
- a CDS encoding type II toxin-antitoxin system HicB family antitoxin, translated to MNLADKYTYQTAWSEEDGEFVATVLEFPSLSWLDTTAATAEAELRSVVEETLEDMQRNNERIPEPFGQRSFSGKFNLRIPQSLHRDLTIEAEREGVSLNTLIVQKLASA
- a CDS encoding MarR family winged helix-turn-helix transcriptional regulator, producing MPSLNSVSIPTSLLESPSFQLERLRRRTREGVEAALQTQKTTLREYWVLTCLVAETASSQSALSETLAIDASDMVRLLDSLESRNWVKRERDAKDRRRQIIASTKKGVKAHKELTVLVAKAEDEALDASTNKQLKHLRKLATAIIAADAPADAESSDA